The window aatttgtAAACAGAAAAGAGACTGCGAATAATGTAAAGTAGACTTAAATTAGATAAGTATAATTTCTTTAATTTGatgaaaaaattattatattttttaattaaatttgatacaaagtttctttcttttttttcgtcacctattttttattaaattttaagctaattcattaaaaatttgtaaaaagaacacaaatttttaaaataacacaaaaattttgcaaaaataacatatacataaaattttaaaaaatataatataaattataactaaaCAAAGACACTACACTATTGATAGAAGAAAAATTGAAAGACTTATTTATCAAAAAGTACTAGTttttaaaagttgaaaaataaatacttaattaaaaatttggtttaaaaaaaattattcatttagaactaataatattaatttttggcCATTTTATGttacattttattttagttagattaaataatatttatacaaataattagacATGTagcatttatttttaaatatgtcaaatatttgttattaaatctttttaacacaaaaaaaatattaaaatacattttCTTCTAATATAAGACACTTATTATAAAAATATGTGTGTATGTACAGAGGCTAACTATTTTTCTTGCATCtgaatcaatataattttttttattaaaaaaattacgtaaatattaaaatttagttttattttttttggttattttttttaattaatacaatattttttttaatattcttttatacatattattatttttataaaattctttactttttttgtttatataaatttttttgaccgttattgttattttatttttatggaataattttttttattttatattatgattctattaattctattaaaatattaaagagtattaagaatattaaaaagtattaaaatttatttaaatattttaaataaaattataaaataatataaaatttaatatttatttaaaattttatacgtAAATCGTATTAGGATAATGTGAGTtatttttttgcatataaaaCATGCTACACCATAATATTTTAAGTGAAAAACATTATAAATTATACTATTCAGAGAtaaattatattcattttaaaaagttcaaaattctggaatgatttatgtatatttttaaaataaatttaatgcataaatgtTTTTAAGATGTGGTGATTTATATACTATCAAAAACTTTGAAGATTTACCCTTTAAAATTTGGTTTAGgggaatataataatattaattttttttattttatctaaaaaaaaaaccCACCAATCACCGTACACGAAAGGTAAAAGAGCGTataatatatttagttatttaataCTATACCTCGATCGGCACTATCAAAGATGGGAAAAAGGACCCTCTCCTCCATCTGGGCATGCTCCATCATCACCTCCAACAACTGACAGTAGCTCTTCGAAAACTTCCTCACCTCCATCCTCCAACTCCCGACCTTCGGATCAACGGCTCTCCTCCCTCCACGTCTCGCCAGATCCTCCGCCCACCTCACCATCCTCTCCAGATGCCACGTCATGCTCTTGTGCTGCATCTTCGTCATCCTCACCATCAACGACGTCGTTTCCACCTCACCCTTGCTTACCACTGCCGCCATTGCTGTTGGCGCATATGCCTGTGGCGGCGCTGATGACAGCCCAGGGAACCGCGAGTCTATAAACCTCAGTAGTGCGTCGCGGGAGCCCGTCACGCCTTCCGATCTCACCTGGACCGTCGTCGTGATCTCGTTGTCTGTGCAGTCAGGTACTCTGCTACGCGCCGCCGTCGACGTCGTCGATGCCGGAGGCAAGAACCTTCTGTCGGAGGGGATGGAATTTGTTGAAACGGATGCCAACCGAACATATGCGTTGAGAATGCTCTCCGGCGAGCCGCGTAATCGAACCGCATGGTACGATGTTGAGCCTTCGTGGGGTACGATCTCCGCCGTTAATTTTTCCGACCTCCTTAAACAGTTTCCCATCATAGAAGtgggaaaacaagaaaaaaagaacaaACAAACAGTCAAGAGCTGGACGAGAATGAGGTTGTAAAATTGCAATTAACGAAAATTAGCGGTAAGGAAAACAGGGAAGTGTGTTAGATTAGAACGACAGGTGTGTTGACAGAAGCATCATTTTGGCAGAAGTGAGAGTGAAAAGGAAAATCGTTGAAATATTAGAAACTGGGATTAAACGGGAAAGGGACAAGTTGATTGGATTCTTCAAAGATAAAATGAAAAGTGTGGGACTAGCTTGGAGTGGGTTCGGTCGCTTGCAAGAGAAGCGAGGAATCGTGAACGTGCT is drawn from Arachis hypogaea cultivar Tifrunner chromosome 12, arahy.Tifrunner.gnm2.J5K5, whole genome shotgun sequence and contains these coding sequences:
- the LOC140177018 gene encoding uncharacterized protein isoform X2 produces the protein MMGNCLRRSEKLTAEIVPHEGSTSYHAVRLRGSPESILNAYVRLASVSTNSIPSDRRFLPPASTTSTAARSRVPDCTDNEITTTVQVRSEGVTGSRDALLRFIDSRFPGLSSAPPQAYAPTAMAAVVSKGEVETTSLMVRMTKMQHKSMTWHLERMVRWAEDLARRGGRRAVDPKVGSWRMEVRKFSKSYCQLLEVMMEHAQMEERVLFPIFDSADRGLSKHAKEEHARDLPIMNGIREIIKSVEVLDSGSPNYRETLHTLSSRLRSLQIQRREACLLGFFIQFQSLLFSHPLPLYLLFAYPRRRNLLPPSSRKTLSQRLEFEHEGSMRGSNPC
- the LOC140177018 gene encoding uncharacterized protein isoform X1, with amino-acid sequence MMGNCLRRSEKLTAEIVPHEGSTSYHAVRLRGSPESILNAYVRLASVSTNSIPSDRRFLPPASTTSTAARSRVPDCTDNEITTTVQVRSEGVTGSRDALLRFIDSRFPGLSSAPPQAYAPTAMAAVVSKGEVETTSLMVRMTKMQHKSMTWHLERMVRWAEDLARRGGRRAVDPKVGSWRMEVRKFSKSYCQLLEVMMEHAQMEERVLFPIFDSADRGLSKHAKEEHARDLPIMNGIREIIKSVEVLDSGSPNYRETLHTLSSRLRSLQGQCNQHFQSEDVELLPMMEAVELSDEQDRIALEHCFDVMQGTHRPLLKFFLEGLAPHDAMKYLDLISMCRDKEKMERMLQIQRREACLLGFFIQFQSLLFSHPLPLYLLFAYPRRRNLLPPSSRKTLSQRLEFEHEGSMRGSNPC